One genomic region from Arthrobacter sp. YN encodes:
- a CDS encoding cytochrome: MTAPLLAHATDYGRMYARSTTEQFSVPSITTVIGQQAHSLDGWFSYMGASSLAADPELPAILGSPAKTRQAINKAAKAAEVYRDAAAARGDRVHTYCEQVALRALGRPHRMQECRDDLAAHGEEAFAARFDEWWELYRVEPLAPEITVWNKTVGYAGTLDLVARINGRICLIDYKTKGTTRDGTVKSLDDKVVMQLAAGMKAEESLVDPVAGEWEPWKYGENPMLLAVAIGETEVRPMRANPEILKHHWWKFCALRRVWEMSADVSAAGQALLPIAPPVFAAVGAGAANSSSGE; encoded by the coding sequence ATGACTGCTCCACTGCTTGCCCACGCTACTGACTACGGCCGGATGTATGCCCGCTCTACCACGGAGCAATTTTCGGTTCCCTCCATCACCACGGTGATCGGACAACAGGCCCACTCGCTGGACGGTTGGTTCAGCTACATGGGTGCGAGCAGTCTCGCTGCGGATCCGGAGCTTCCGGCGATTCTTGGCAGCCCGGCCAAAACCCGCCAAGCGATTAACAAGGCGGCCAAAGCTGCTGAGGTGTATAGGGACGCGGCAGCAGCACGAGGCGACCGTGTGCACACGTACTGCGAGCAGGTTGCCTTGCGTGCTCTGGGACGTCCGCACCGCATGCAGGAATGCCGGGACGACCTCGCAGCCCATGGTGAGGAGGCATTTGCCGCCCGTTTCGATGAGTGGTGGGAGCTGTACCGGGTGGAGCCGTTGGCCCCGGAGATCACCGTGTGGAACAAGACTGTGGGCTACGCCGGGACACTTGACCTTGTAGCCCGGATCAATGGGCGTATCTGCCTGATCGACTACAAGACCAAAGGCACTACGCGGGATGGAACGGTCAAGTCCCTGGATGACAAAGTGGTCATGCAACTCGCGGCCGGAATGAAGGCGGAGGAAAGCCTGGTCGATCCCGTTGCCGGTGAATGGGAACCGTGGAAATACGGAGAGAATCCCATGCTGCTCGCCGTAGCCATCGGAGAGACCGAAGTCAGGCCGATGCGGGCCAACCCGGAAATCCTCAAGCACCATTGGTGGAAGTTCTGCGCGCTTCGCCGCGTCTGGGAAATGTCGGCAGACGTCTCTGCGGCGGGACAAGCACTGTTGCCCATTGCTCCGCCGGTGTTCGCAGCGGTCGGTGCCGGAGCCGCAAACAGCAGCAGCGGCGAATGA